One region of Lentimicrobium sp. L6 genomic DNA includes:
- a CDS encoding T9SS type A sorting domain-containing protein, with protein sequence MKKTLLFLMSLVLTISVQAQWMIQSPNFPDESTGVKHISIVNDDIVWISAYDGSASSEHRQNFSKTIDGGTTWTAGMIDVGSSTVDIAMITAIDVDKAWAVGYPNTSGQGGIFHTSDGGVTWARQESASYTAASSFSNVVWMDIDGNGFCQGDPIDGYYENYTTNDYGANWTRVPEANIPTPISGEYGYVGQIYSTANSIWYTTNKGRIFRSTDKGFNWEAFQSPISDFGSATSSGNIAFSDNNYGLLINNTGSVWNTENGGETWTELNTTGTIFMSGLDFVDGTLFAVATGAATDNSGSAWTQDGGITWNVNDGDVDQHTFIALNENHQGWSGGFTGADGSGGIYKYNGTYVKVEEMDAKQNITCFPNPTNNLLQVQSQEQIKEVRILNFVGQIVNRIQGTDAYMTIEMAGLKNGVYFVEVETLNAQHSVKVVKQ encoded by the coding sequence ATGAAAAAAACATTACTTTTTTTAATGAGTCTTGTACTTACTATTAGTGTGCAAGCACAATGGATGATTCAAAGTCCAAATTTCCCTGATGAATCAACAGGAGTAAAACACATCAGCATTGTTAACGATGATATTGTATGGATCTCTGCTTATGATGGTTCTGCATCTAGCGAACATCGACAAAATTTCAGCAAAACTATTGATGGTGGTACCACATGGACTGCTGGTATGATTGATGTTGGATCTTCAACCGTAGATATTGCAATGATTACAGCCATTGACGTAGATAAAGCATGGGCTGTTGGATACCCTAACACCTCAGGGCAAGGTGGCATTTTCCATACTTCTGATGGAGGAGTAACTTGGGCACGTCAGGAATCGGCTTCTTACACTGCAGCATCTTCTTTCTCAAACGTTGTTTGGATGGATATTGATGGTAATGGTTTTTGTCAAGGTGACCCAATTGATGGCTACTATGAAAACTATACAACTAATGACTATGGTGCTAATTGGACACGTGTTCCTGAAGCTAATATTCCTACTCCCATTTCTGGTGAATATGGTTATGTCGGCCAAATTTATAGTACAGCAAATTCTATTTGGTATACAACAAATAAAGGAAGAATTTTCAGATCGACTGACAAAGGTTTCAACTGGGAAGCTTTCCAGAGTCCCATTTCAGATTTCGGTAGTGCAACATCAAGTGGAAACATTGCTTTTTCAGATAATAACTATGGTTTACTCATCAACAATACTGGAAGTGTATGGAACACTGAAAATGGTGGAGAAACATGGACTGAGTTAAATACTACAGGAACTATTTTTATGAGTGGTTTAGATTTCGTTGATGGAACTTTGTTTGCTGTAGCCACTGGTGCTGCTACTGATAACTCAGGTTCTGCCTGGACACAAGATGGAGGTATCACATGGAATGTAAATGATGGAGATGTTGACCAACACACTTTTATAGCTCTTAATGAAAACCACCAAGGATGGAGCGGTGGATTCACCGGTGCAGATGGTAGCGGTGGTATTTACAAGTATAATGGGACCTATGTGAAAGTAGAGGAAATGGATGCAAAACAAAACATTACATGCTTCCCAAACCCTACTAACAATTTATTACAAGTGCAATCTCAAGAGCAAATTAAAGAAGTTCGTATTCTTAATTTTGTTGGTCAGATAGTAAATAGAATTCAAGGAACAGATGCTTATATGACCATTGAAATGGCAGGCCTAAAAAACGGTGTTTACTTTGTAGAAGTAGAAACTTTAAATGCTCAGCATTCTGTAAAAGTTGTGAAACAATAA
- a CDS encoding STAS domain-containing protein, with protein sequence MEENLELSNVKARIDHIEDVLSSVAAGDLDIRVESNIEDDLTGIEEAINILIDDLTYELKQSINMQNDLQEKLKKIQEQQKTIVQQQEDLMELSSPVSKVWDNILILPVIGTLDSQRTQIMMENLLQKIVDTSCTMAILDITGVPTVDTQVANHLLKTVTSARLLGADCIISGISPAIAQTIVHLGIDLSIIRTKATLQDAMIYAMKQNKKSGAVIASSMEEIEEREE encoded by the coding sequence ATGGAAGAAAATTTAGAATTATCAAATGTAAAAGCACGCATCGATCATATTGAAGATGTACTTTCATCAGTAGCTGCTGGAGATTTAGATATCAGAGTTGAATCAAATATTGAAGATGATCTCACTGGTATTGAAGAAGCTATTAATATTTTAATTGACGATCTCACCTATGAGCTCAAACAAAGTATTAATATGCAAAATGATCTTCAAGAAAAACTAAAGAAAATCCAAGAACAACAAAAGACTATTGTTCAACAACAAGAAGATTTAATGGAACTTTCGAGTCCTGTAAGTAAAGTTTGGGACAATATCCTCATCCTTCCTGTAATTGGAACTTTAGATAGCCAAAGAACTCAAATCATGATGGAGAATCTTCTTCAAAAAATTGTGGATACCAGTTGCACCATGGCCATTCTTGATATCACTGGAGTACCGACTGTTGATACTCAAGTGGCAAATCACCTTTTAAAAACAGTAACTTCTGCAAGGCTTTTAGGCGCCGATTGTATCATCAGCGGAATTAGTCCTGCTATAGCACAAACCATTGTTCACCTTGGAATTGATTTATCTATCATTAGAACCAAAGCAACATTACAAGACGCCATGATTTATGCTATGAAGCAAAATAAAAAATCGGGAGCAGTCATAGCAAGTAGTATGGAAGAAATAGAAGAAAGAGAGGAATAA
- a CDS encoding peptidylprolyl isomerase, whose amino-acid sequence MATAEIKTKHGVMKVEFYENDAPKTVENFIKLAKDGYYNGLTFHRVIPDFVVQGGCPDGTGMGGPGYTINCELSGENQRHDRGVLSMAHAGRNTGGSQFFICHSRENTAHLDRNHTCFGKVIENVDIVDQIQAGDKMEEVIIID is encoded by the coding sequence ATGGCAACAGCAGAAATTAAAACCAAACATGGTGTTATGAAGGTGGAGTTTTACGAAAACGATGCCCCAAAAACTGTAGAAAATTTTATCAAATTAGCTAAAGATGGCTATTATAACGGATTAACCTTCCATAGAGTCATTCCTGATTTCGTAGTTCAAGGCGGATGCCCTGATGGAACAGGAATGGGTGGACCTGGTTACACAATCAATTGTGAATTAAGTGGAGAAAACCAACGTCACGATCGTGGTGTATTAAGTATGGCTCACGCAGGAAGAAATACTGGTGGATCTCAGTTTTTCATTTGCCACAGCCGTGAAAACACTGCTCATTTAGATCGAAACCATACTTGCTTTGGAAAAGTAATTGAAAACGTTGATATCGTTGATCAAATTCAAGCTGGTGATAAAATGGAAGAAGTTATAATTATCGACTAA
- a CDS encoding response regulator, with translation MFLLARNIIGCWLLCLVFPLFGAATDVGNNGIYAKNGVLDLRDWDEKSIIELPGEWEFYWNKLIRPHQFILNMNPEYLYFPHLWGDLEGDSYSSYGYATYRLTLLMPKTNEILAFRLHDFYSAYEFYMDGKLIAKNGVVSDKEEESVPHWLPQAYPFRVHSDSMELVILISNFHHSKGGLIIPPLLGKAKNVLQEREKLIGIDLLLTGALLMGGLFFMGLFIFGRHNKAILYFSMFCLVYSYRIIGTGEYYLHSIFPNLSWHLTVRLEYITLFLSPFFFMLFIQSVYPQETKKWAANVLKAMSLVLVFITIFLSSKIFTFLILPFFGILFVYIAYGTWIFVFAAYRKRAGSFYGIISVLVLFSVFVTHILNYMGYLPAYPYWYFIGYLLFFFFQSLILSYQFAYYFKQAKLKAEQGAKVKAEFLATMSHEIRTPMNGVIGMTDLLKRTDLTKEQFEYVETIKISGDNLLTVINDILDYSKIEQGKMELELQSFNLVETAEDVLALLSSTAAKKKLELLLTYDDNLPKYIISDPHRLKQVLVNLINNAIKFTFEGEILLHLGIINSSEEGVEVEFRVKDTGIGIPKDKIDRLFQSFSQVDASIARRFEGTGLGLAISKQLVNLLGGQIGLESEENKGSVFYFTILAKMDKSEHLPGNISDECIFENKRALILDDNETNLTILTKQLSIWGFEVFAFQDPLLAIEKFEVLNIDLAIIDMQMPDCLGIEVASKIRTTSGFSALPIIILSSIKVDFSPQERDLFNIYLMKPAREHKLCRSIRLAMGLLEDDRNKMILAKTDSSFKLSELKILVAEDNLINQKVTLSQLKNLGLEADLAVNGRLAVEACMEKDYDIILMDVQMPEMDGLDATRNILKHHQDLGRKAPLIFAMTANVLGESEAQCLNAGMKDFISKPVNFEDMKKVFKKWMD, from the coding sequence ATGTTCCTATTAGCTCGAAATATTATCGGTTGTTGGCTTCTTTGTTTGGTATTTCCTCTTTTTGGAGCGGCAACTGATGTTGGAAATAATGGGATATATGCTAAAAATGGTGTTTTAGATCTGCGTGATTGGGATGAGAAAAGTATTATTGAATTACCTGGGGAATGGGAGTTTTATTGGAATAAACTGATAAGGCCACACCAGTTTATTTTGAATATGAATCCAGAATATCTTTACTTCCCTCACCTTTGGGGTGATTTGGAGGGTGATTCCTATTCATCTTATGGATATGCAACTTACCGATTGACCTTACTGATGCCCAAAACCAATGAAATACTCGCCTTTAGGCTTCATGACTTCTATTCTGCTTATGAATTTTATATGGATGGAAAGCTCATTGCTAAGAATGGTGTGGTATCTGACAAAGAGGAAGAGTCAGTTCCGCATTGGCTTCCTCAAGCATATCCCTTTCGGGTTCATTCAGATAGTATGGAACTCGTTATTCTAATCTCTAATTTTCATCATAGTAAAGGTGGTCTTATTATACCTCCACTTTTAGGTAAAGCCAAAAATGTACTTCAGGAAAGAGAAAAACTTATTGGTATAGATCTGCTTTTGACAGGAGCATTACTCATGGGAGGATTGTTTTTTATGGGGTTGTTTATTTTTGGTAGGCATAATAAAGCTATTTTATATTTTAGCATGTTTTGTTTGGTTTACAGCTATAGGATTATCGGGACAGGGGAGTATTATCTTCATTCCATATTCCCAAATTTAAGTTGGCACCTGACGGTAAGGCTAGAATATATTACCTTGTTTTTGAGTCCCTTCTTTTTTATGCTTTTTATTCAATCGGTATATCCACAAGAAACCAAAAAGTGGGCAGCCAATGTTTTAAAAGCCATGTCATTGGTATTGGTATTTATCACCATTTTCTTAAGTAGTAAAATTTTCACCTTTTTGATATTACCATTTTTTGGGATTTTATTTGTTTATATAGCCTATGGAACATGGATTTTTGTTTTTGCTGCTTATCGAAAGAGAGCAGGATCTTTTTATGGAATAATAAGTGTTCTTGTCCTTTTTAGTGTTTTTGTAACTCATATCTTGAATTATATGGGCTATTTACCTGCTTATCCTTATTGGTATTTCATTGGGTATTTATTATTCTTTTTCTTTCAATCTCTAATTCTATCTTATCAATTTGCTTATTATTTTAAGCAAGCCAAACTAAAAGCTGAGCAAGGAGCTAAGGTTAAAGCAGAGTTTTTGGCTACTATGAGTCATGAAATCAGAACACCTATGAATGGTGTCATTGGAATGACAGATCTTCTAAAACGCACGGATCTTACAAAGGAGCAATTTGAGTATGTGGAAACTATAAAAATAAGTGGAGATAATCTATTGACCGTAATTAATGATATTTTAGATTACTCTAAGATTGAGCAAGGAAAAATGGAGTTGGAATTGCAAAGTTTCAATTTAGTAGAAACGGCCGAAGATGTACTCGCTCTGCTTTCCTCTACTGCAGCAAAAAAGAAACTGGAGCTTTTGTTAACTTATGATGATAATTTGCCGAAATATATTATTTCTGATCCACATCGGTTAAAACAAGTACTTGTTAATTTGATAAATAATGCCATAAAGTTCACTTTTGAGGGAGAAATTCTGCTGCATCTTGGAATAATAAACAGCTCGGAGGAGGGTGTTGAAGTAGAGTTTAGAGTGAAAGATACAGGCATCGGTATTCCAAAGGATAAGATTGATCGTTTGTTCCAATCGTTTTCACAAGTGGATGCAAGTATTGCAAGACGCTTTGAGGGTACTGGCTTAGGATTAGCCATCAGTAAGCAATTGGTAAATTTATTAGGTGGCCAAATTGGACTGGAGTCGGAAGAAAACAAAGGGTCTGTATTTTATTTCACTATTCTTGCAAAGATGGACAAGTCGGAACATTTACCAGGAAACATATCTGATGAATGCATATTTGAAAATAAAAGAGCTTTAATACTTGATGATAATGAAACCAATTTAACCATTTTAACGAAGCAATTGTCTATTTGGGGATTTGAGGTTTTTGCTTTTCAAGATCCTTTATTGGCCATAGAGAAATTTGAAGTACTAAATATCGATTTAGCAATTATAGATATGCAGATGCCCGATTGTTTAGGTATTGAGGTAGCTTCGAAAATAAGAACTACATCAGGCTTTTCTGCTCTTCCGATCATTATTCTTTCTAGTATTAAAGTAGATTTTAGTCCACAAGAAAGAGATTTGTTTAATATCTATTTAATGAAACCTGCCCGCGAGCATAAATTATGTCGTTCCATTAGGTTAGCTATGGGATTATTAGAGGATGATAGAAATAAAATGATTCTAGCTAAGACGGATTCTAGCTTTAAGTTATCGGAGTTAAAGATATTAGTTGCCGAGGATAATCTAATCAATCAGAAAGTAACATTGAGTCAGTTAAAGAACCTAGGCTTAGAAGCCGACTTGGCGGTGAATGGTCGCTTGGCTGTGGAAGCTTGTATGGAAAAAGATTATGACATAATTTTAATGGATGTGCAAATGCCTGAAATGGATGGTTTGGATGCTACTAGAAATATTCTCAAACATCATCAGGACTTAGGGAGAAAAGCACCATTGATATTTGCCATGACAGCAAATGTATTAGGGGAGTCTGAAGCACAATGTTTAAATGCTGGGATGAAAGATTTTATTTCTAAACCAGTAAATTTTGAAGATATGAAAAAGGTTTTTAAAAAGTGGATGGACTAA
- a CDS encoding DNA translocase FtsK, translated as MAKKTNKTKPESPKKSSTKTKKKSSIKAPSLSFIQSDKFKLSLGIFLLLLSIYMTFSFLSYLFYWTADYDKVYNFEWSDLSGTVPVNNWGGYLGAWLGHLFIYKMFGIASFLFILIFFLMGSNLTLRISFLPFKKTLKISFVTMLWSAVFFGSIFHHSALAILGGTFGHQVSSWIQGLMGMTGLIIILAFSLISFLIVHFNFPMKWFNRFYAQKSKNNIQDKDETTTNFDENNNGDKYNTNEYAVKEIEKTEDDKEWQDSVPTPEPVIIKEEDNSGPITLVHEEETKLKKKNNPNLDLELDESMPIDIIENTITESSSHISESISDIETESVTGMNVSIGKEEVVEETKSHSIDTPYDPTEDLSDYQLPQIDILEDHGSDKINIYKEELEANKNRIVETLNHYNIKIQKIKATVGPTVTLYEIVPAPGVRISKIRNLEDDIALSLSALGIRIIAPIPGKGSIGIEVPNSKPEIVPMRAVIQSKIFQDSTYELPVVMGKTISNESYIFDLAKMPHLLMAGATGQGKSVGLNAIITSLLYKKHPAQLKFVMVDPKKVELTLFSKIERHFLAKLPDSEEAIITDTQAVVQTLYSLVKEMDNRYDLLKDAQVRNIKEYNAKFIARRLNPNNGHKYMPYIVLVVDEFADLMMTAGKEVEGPIARLAQLARAIGIHLIIATQRPSVNVITGIIKANFPARIAFRVTSRIDSRTILDSGGADQLIGRGDMLMSTGNDMVRIQCAFIDTPEVDSITEFIGSQRAYTSAYILPESESDIGDQGSEITIADRDELFEDAARVIVNAQQGSTSLIQRKLKLGYNRAGRIIDQLESVGIVGQFEGSKAREVRVANEMALEQFLKDLYAKELE; from the coding sequence ATGGCAAAGAAGACAAACAAAACAAAACCAGAAAGCCCTAAAAAAAGCTCAACAAAAACCAAGAAGAAAAGCTCAATAAAAGCTCCTTCCCTGTCATTTATTCAATCGGATAAATTCAAGTTGAGTCTGGGAATATTTCTTCTTCTTCTTTCCATTTACATGACTTTTTCTTTTCTGTCTTATTTATTTTATTGGACGGCCGACTACGATAAAGTTTATAATTTTGAATGGTCCGATTTAAGTGGGACCGTCCCTGTAAATAATTGGGGAGGATATTTAGGGGCTTGGCTGGGACATCTTTTTATTTACAAAATGTTTGGTATCGCTTCCTTTCTTTTCATCCTTATCTTCTTTTTAATGGGAAGCAATCTTACCCTTAGAATAAGTTTTCTTCCTTTCAAGAAAACACTCAAAATTTCATTTGTAACCATGCTTTGGTCTGCTGTTTTCTTTGGAAGTATTTTCCACCATTCCGCTTTAGCTATTTTAGGAGGCACTTTCGGACATCAAGTTTCTTCATGGATTCAAGGTCTTATGGGCATGACAGGACTAATAATCATTCTTGCATTTAGCCTCATTTCGTTTCTTATTGTCCATTTTAACTTTCCTATGAAATGGTTTAATAGATTTTATGCTCAAAAAAGCAAAAACAACATCCAGGATAAGGATGAAACGACTACCAATTTTGATGAAAATAATAATGGCGACAAATACAATACCAACGAATATGCTGTAAAGGAAATAGAAAAAACAGAAGATGACAAGGAATGGCAGGATTCTGTTCCAACACCAGAACCCGTCATTATAAAGGAAGAAGATAACTCTGGGCCAATAACCCTTGTTCACGAAGAGGAAACAAAACTAAAAAAGAAGAACAACCCCAATTTAGATTTGGAATTAGACGAGTCAATGCCAATTGATATAATTGAAAATACAATAACTGAATCTTCATCACATATATCTGAGTCTATTAGTGATATTGAAACAGAAAGTGTAACAGGCATGAATGTGTCCATCGGGAAAGAAGAAGTGGTTGAGGAAACCAAATCTCACAGTATTGATACACCTTATGATCCTACTGAGGATTTATCTGACTATCAACTCCCTCAGATTGATATTCTTGAAGATCATGGTTCGGATAAAATTAATATTTATAAAGAAGAATTAGAAGCCAACAAAAACAGAATTGTTGAGACTTTGAATCACTATAATATTAAGATTCAAAAGATAAAAGCTACTGTTGGACCAACAGTCACCCTCTATGAAATTGTTCCTGCACCAGGAGTTAGGATTTCTAAAATCAGAAACTTAGAGGATGATATTGCTTTGAGTCTTTCTGCTCTCGGAATTAGAATTATTGCTCCAATTCCTGGAAAAGGTTCCATTGGAATTGAAGTACCAAATAGCAAACCCGAAATTGTTCCCATGCGTGCTGTCATTCAATCCAAAATATTTCAGGATTCAACTTATGAACTACCAGTAGTAATGGGAAAAACCATTAGCAATGAAAGTTACATTTTCGATCTAGCCAAAATGCCTCACCTTCTTATGGCGGGTGCTACAGGGCAAGGTAAATCTGTAGGCTTAAATGCTATCATTACCTCACTACTTTATAAAAAACATCCAGCACAATTAAAATTTGTTATGGTTGATCCTAAAAAAGTAGAACTTACTTTATTTAGCAAAATTGAAAGGCATTTCTTAGCCAAACTTCCGGATAGCGAAGAGGCAATCATAACAGATACACAAGCTGTTGTTCAAACACTATACTCCTTAGTGAAGGAAATGGATAACCGCTATGATTTATTAAAAGATGCTCAAGTAAGAAATATTAAAGAATATAATGCCAAGTTTATTGCTCGTCGATTAAATCCAAATAACGGCCACAAATACATGCCATATATAGTATTGGTTGTGGATGAGTTTGCTGATTTAATGATGACGGCAGGTAAGGAAGTTGAAGGACCAATTGCTCGTTTGGCCCAGTTGGCTCGTGCCATCGGAATTCACTTAATCATTGCCACTCAACGTCCATCAGTAAATGTTATTACTGGTATTATTAAAGCCAACTTCCCAGCTCGCATTGCTTTTAGAGTAACATCAAGAATCGATTCTCGAACTATCCTTGATTCAGGAGGAGCAGATCAATTAATTGGTCGTGGAGATATGTTAATGTCAACTGGTAACGATATGGTCAGAATACAATGTGCCTTTATTGATACGCCTGAAGTTGATAGCATTACTGAATTTATTGGAAGCCAAAGAGCCTATACTTCAGCATATATTCTGCCAGAAAGCGAAAGTGACATAGGAGACCAAGGTTCTGAAATTACCATTGCCGATAGAGATGAATTATTTGAAGATGCTGCAAGAGTAATAGTAAATGCTCAACAAGGTTCAACTTCTTTAATTCAAAGGAAACTTAAACTGGGATATAATAGGGCAGGCAGAATTATAGATCAATTAGAGTCCGTTGGCATTGTAGGACAGTTTGAAGGAAGTAAAGCAAGAGAAGTTCGTGTGGCCAATGAAATGGCTTTGGAACAGTTTTTGAAAGACCTTTATGCTAAAGAGCTAGAATAA
- a CDS encoding STAS/SEC14 domain-containing protein, translating to MKHKIWYDDKTGITFIEFVGDYLRKDVEEVINTVKEKFEGKPYKQLLTIMSINDKVENRETREASSKGLATTGATDIAFVGGSAANRMVARVLIKTGVIKINGDFFKSEEKAIEWLKSKRS from the coding sequence ATGAAACATAAAATTTGGTATGATGACAAAACTGGAATTACCTTCATAGAGTTTGTTGGTGATTACTTAAGAAAGGATGTTGAAGAAGTCATTAATACAGTAAAAGAAAAATTTGAAGGAAAACCCTATAAACAATTACTCACCATAATGAGTATTAACGACAAAGTCGAAAACAGAGAAACTCGTGAAGCTTCAAGCAAAGGATTAGCCACAACAGGAGCAACCGATATTGCCTTTGTTGGTGGGAGTGCCGCAAACAGAATGGTAGCAAGAGTCTTAATCAAAACAGGTGTTATTAAAATAAATGGTGACTTTTTCAAATCTGAAGAAAAAGCTATAGAATGGTTGAAAAGTAAAAGATCATAA
- a CDS encoding STAS domain-containing protein yields MDHFQEKKIPIIKIGSYLIVSIQVDMHDKLALQLQSQILNEIEKTGAKGVLIDISVLEMVDSFIGRMLSGMASMASIMDAAVVIVGMQPAVAITLVELGLEMPGVDTALNMERGMELLERRMASINDD; encoded by the coding sequence ATGGATCATTTTCAAGAAAAAAAGATCCCTATTATAAAAATAGGCTCATATTTAATCGTATCTATTCAGGTAGATATGCACGACAAACTTGCCCTCCAATTACAATCTCAAATTCTAAATGAAATTGAGAAAACAGGAGCCAAAGGAGTTCTAATTGATATTTCTGTTTTAGAAATGGTAGATAGTTTCATTGGCAGAATGCTTTCAGGAATGGCATCTATGGCAAGCATTATGGATGCGGCTGTAGTAATTGTAGGTATGCAACCAGCAGTAGCAATAACCCTAGTAGAACTCGGCCTCGAAATGCCAGGAGTTGATACCGCATTAAATATGGAACGAGGAATGGAGCTTCTTGAAAGAAGAATGGCCTCCATCAATGATGATTAA
- a CDS encoding outer membrane lipoprotein carrier protein LolA, which produces MKKGIQYMIILAISLSFMNMSFAQKAEDILEELSTKTNSYKNIKTSFAYKMVNLEAEIDETTNGTLIVAGNKYHLNIAGQEVICDGETLWTYLADSEEVQVNEVSDDEGFSPTKLLSSYNDDYTSKLGDDIIKEGVSFYQLNLKPKDKNSNFDYVVLSVNKELLQLSEFTMYDFDGNIFSYEIKQFVTDSEIPSDSFTFDTAKYPNVDVIDMR; this is translated from the coding sequence ATGAAAAAAGGTATTCAATACATGATCATACTTGCCATTAGCTTAAGTTTCATGAACATGAGTTTTGCTCAAAAAGCAGAAGATATTCTTGAGGAGCTTAGTACAAAAACTAACTCCTATAAAAATATTAAAACCAGTTTTGCTTATAAAATGGTGAATTTAGAAGCGGAGATTGACGAGACTACCAATGGAACATTAATTGTAGCAGGTAACAAATACCATTTAAATATAGCCGGACAAGAAGTTATATGCGACGGAGAAACCCTTTGGACTTATCTAGCAGACAGCGAAGAAGTACAAGTCAATGAAGTTAGTGATGACGAAGGCTTCAGCCCTACTAAACTATTATCGAGCTATAATGATGACTATACCTCAAAACTAGGAGATGACATTATTAAAGAAGGCGTATCTTTTTATCAATTAAATCTTAAACCAAAAGATAAAAACTCTAATTTCGATTATGTTGTATTATCAGTAAATAAGGAATTATTACAGCTTTCGGAGTTTACCATGTACGATTTTGATGGAAACATATTTTCTTATGAAATCAAGCAATTTGTTACTGATAGTGAAATTCCATCAGACAGTTTTACATTTGACACTGCAAAATATCCAAATGTAGATGTTATTGATATGCGCTAA
- the lepB gene encoding signal peptidase I, whose translation MSLLFFVLSIPVLLTIPAAFAYPLFEKAGIPGWKALIPFYNFFIWVKLVEKSYWWYLWLIIPFINVFTFMLLCIELIKGFEKNKPLDQVLVALFPFVYMPWLGTKNELKWIAPEDRPKIKKSTIREWTDAIVFAVIAASIIRIFLMEAYTIPTSSMEKSLLVGDYLFVSKMAFGPKSPQTPIAFPFVHHTLPMTKITKSYVEWLELPYHRYPGFDVVKNNDVVVFNYPSGDTVVLERQNEDYYQIVRDKELELAERYGDKYKPGMGRKAIWKAYHVTDRPVDKRENYIKRCVAIAGDVIEIKDRQLFVNGEMADNPENMQFMYDVYTNGTGFNKKTIDKLDITEGGRMNNSHYVLPLSEDKLKVLEKYPNVKKITPRIQAKGEIYSPIFPHDTKNFQWNQDNFGPLTIPKAGENINISLNNIALYKKIIMKYEDNDFEIKGDKIYINGELATTYTFKQDYYWMMGDNRHNSADSRYWGFVPEDHVVGKAVFVWLSLDPNKSLSDGKIRWNKIFRTIK comes from the coding sequence ATGAGTTTATTATTCTTTGTTCTGAGTATTCCAGTTTTGCTAACTATTCCAGCAGCTTTTGCATATCCTTTATTTGAGAAAGCAGGAATACCAGGTTGGAAAGCACTGATCCCCTTTTATAATTTCTTTATTTGGGTAAAGTTAGTTGAGAAATCTTATTGGTGGTACCTATGGTTGATCATACCATTTATCAATGTATTCACATTCATGCTATTATGCATTGAACTCATTAAAGGATTTGAGAAAAACAAACCATTAGATCAGGTTTTAGTAGCCCTGTTCCCTTTTGTATATATGCCCTGGCTAGGAACTAAAAATGAACTAAAATGGATTGCCCCAGAAGATCGTCCTAAGATTAAAAAGTCTACTATTAGAGAATGGACAGATGCCATTGTTTTTGCAGTTATCGCAGCAAGTATCATCAGAATATTCCTTATGGAAGCCTATACAATACCTACTTCTTCTATGGAAAAAAGCTTATTGGTTGGAGATTATCTATTTGTAAGCAAAATGGCTTTCGGGCCAAAATCCCCACAAACTCCAATTGCTTTTCCGTTTGTTCACCACACGCTCCCAATGACCAAAATCACCAAGTCCTATGTTGAATGGTTGGAACTGCCTTATCACAGATATCCAGGATTTGATGTGGTAAAAAATAATGATGTAGTGGTTTTCAATTATCCAAGTGGTGATACTGTGGTTCTAGAAAGACAAAACGAAGATTACTATCAAATAGTTAGAGATAAAGAACTTGAATTAGCAGAAAGATATGGCGACAAATACAAACCAGGAATGGGAAGAAAAGCCATCTGGAAAGCTTATCACGTTACAGATAGACCCGTTGATAAAAGAGAGAATTATATCAAACGCTGTGTAGCCATTGCGGGTGATGTTATCGAAATAAAAGACCGCCAATTATTTGTAAATGGTGAAATGGCTGATAATCCAGAGAATATGCAATTCATGTATGATGTTTACACAAATGGAACTGGTTTTAACAAAAAAACCATTGACAAATTAGACATTACAGAAGGTGGAAGAATGAATAATAGTCATTATGTATTGCCATTGAGTGAGGATAAATTAAAAGTCTTAGAGAAATATCCAAATGTAAAGAAGATTACTCCAAGAATTCAAGCAAAAGGAGAAATCTACTCCCCTATTTTCCCACACGACACTAAGAACTTCCAATGGAACCAAGATAACTTTGGTCCATTAACCATTCCTAAAGCAGGAGAAAATATAAATATAAGCCTCAACAATATTGCACTTTACAAAAAAATCATCATGAAGTATGAGGATAATGATTTTGAAATAAAAGGTGATAAAATCTATATTAATGGAGAATTGGCTACAACATATACTTTTAAACAAGATTATTATTGGATGATGGGCGACAACCGCCACAATTCAGCAGATTCAAGATACTGGGGATTTGTTCCTGAGGATCATGTAGTGGGCAAAGCAGTATTTGTTTGGTTATCATTAGACCCCAACAAAAGTTTAAGTGATGGCAAAATTAGATGGAATAAAATATTTAGAACAATAAAATAA